Proteins from a single region of Desulfolutivibrio sulfoxidireducens:
- a CDS encoding ABC transporter substrate-binding protein, protein MCGLKALTTFSLMVLVAAALFPVAGRAGNETDAKGALAVAASDGKSLQNIIVGQPGHDDYGIPLYLADKLGYFKEEGLAVKFMNFKSSPLSVASLLAGEIQFCLTSYDQALKTFEKGKILKIILTTTEKHPWCLLARPEIKSVKDMKGKTLSAKMPGSGPRAFATSILIYGGLDPNADVVFVDLPETAILPAYLNGDIDATVGSGIRKEEMLGRGATVLVDMNDPAQHKAVLGVDTFPLKVILATDDYLKSNPEVAQKFVNAVVRAMQWEKTHTSLEISENVAEYFLGSVSQDVIEDVRRAFSHTGLITQEGHQAIEKQSLGVGLINKPVAMENVVDMSFLEKALKKQ, encoded by the coding sequence ATGTGTGGCCTGAAGGCTTTGACGACATTCAGTTTGATGGTGCTTGTGGCGGCGGCGCTTTTTCCCGTCGCTGGGCGCGCGGGCAATGAGACCGATGCCAAAGGCGCTTTGGCCGTGGCGGCGTCGGACGGGAAGTCGTTGCAAAACATCATAGTGGGGCAGCCGGGGCATGACGACTATGGCATCCCACTCTATCTCGCGGACAAGCTCGGATATTTCAAGGAAGAGGGACTCGCCGTGAAGTTCATGAACTTCAAGTCGAGTCCGTTGTCCGTCGCGTCCCTTCTGGCTGGCGAAATCCAGTTCTGTCTGACAAGCTATGATCAAGCCTTGAAGACGTTTGAGAAAGGGAAAATACTAAAAATTATTCTCACCACCACGGAAAAACATCCCTGGTGTCTTCTGGCGCGACCAGAAATCAAGTCCGTCAAGGATATGAAAGGGAAAACCCTCTCCGCAAAGATGCCCGGATCCGGTCCCCGCGCCTTCGCCACCAGTATCCTGATTTATGGCGGACTCGATCCCAATGCGGACGTGGTCTTTGTCGATTTGCCGGAAACCGCGATCCTACCGGCCTATCTCAATGGCGATATCGACGCCACCGTGGGCAGCGGGATACGGAAGGAGGAAATGCTGGGCCGGGGCGCGACGGTGCTCGTGGATATGAACGATCCCGCGCAGCACAAGGCCGTGCTGGGGGTGGACACGTTCCCCTTGAAGGTCATCCTGGCGACGGACGACTATCTGAAGAGCAATCCGGAAGTCGCCCAGAAGTTCGTCAATGCGGTGGTTCGGGCCATGCAATGGGAAAAGACGCATACCAGCCTGGAAATTTCCGAGAACGTGGCGGAATACTTCCTGGGTTCCGTGAGCCAGGACGTCATTGAAGATGTCAGACGGGCCTTCAGCCACACCGGCTTGATCACCCAAGAGGGCCACCAGGCCATCGAAAAGCAATCCCTGGGGGTTGGCCTGATCAACAAGCCGGTCGCCATGGAGAATGTCGTGGACATGTCGTTTTTGGAGAAGGCTTTGAAAAAGCAGTAA
- a CDS encoding ABC transporter permease: MNSSPGPQSGHRVFLLRLVLILAGLAVWELLARWKIIDTFFMSQPTAILLDMVDAFRSGEIIPHIVVTLKEALAGLLIGTIAGILSALFLEKMDVAARILDPIIMAFYGIPKLALGPIFILWFGLGIESKIFLAALMVYFLVLFNAYAGFKNVDQSLVNAVKLMGARNRQIMLKVVLPSSIPWMLAGIKAGLGAALLGAVVGEYIGANSGLGWMVEYAGGMYDIARVFTCIIVLMLLMAALNSALGVFERRLLKWRPAVE, encoded by the coding sequence ATGAATAGCTCGCCAGGGCCGCAGTCGGGGCACCGTGTTTTTCTCCTGCGATTGGTGCTTATCCTTGCTGGCCTGGCTGTGTGGGAACTGCTGGCCAGGTGGAAAATCATCGATACGTTTTTTATGAGCCAGCCGACGGCTATCCTTCTGGATATGGTGGATGCGTTCCGGTCCGGCGAGATCATTCCCCACATCGTTGTGACCTTGAAAGAAGCCCTCGCCGGGCTGCTGATCGGAACGATCGCGGGAATACTCTCGGCTCTTTTCCTTGAGAAGATGGATGTTGCCGCACGAATATTGGATCCCATCATCATGGCCTTCTACGGAATCCCCAAATTGGCTCTTGGTCCGATATTCATCCTGTGGTTCGGCCTGGGAATTGAATCGAAAATATTTCTGGCCGCGCTCATGGTCTATTTTCTGGTCCTCTTCAACGCCTATGCCGGTTTCAAGAATGTGGACCAGAGTCTGGTCAATGCCGTCAAACTCATGGGGGCAAGGAACAGACAGATCATGCTGAAAGTTGTTTTGCCGTCATCGATTCCCTGGATGCTGGCGGGAATCAAGGCGGGGTTGGGGGCTGCCTTGCTCGGAGCGGTTGTCGGTGAATACATTGGGGCTAATTCCGGACTCGGATGGATGGTGGAATACGCCGGAGGCATGTATGATATAGCGCGTGTTTTTACCTGCATCATTGTTCTTATGCTGCTCATGGCCGCTCTCAATTCCGCGTTGGGTGTGTTTGAGAGGAGGCTTCTCAAGTGGCGACCGGCGGTTGAATAA
- a CDS encoding molybdopterin-containing oxidoreductase family protein translates to MALESSLSLGMTHGHLKCEETVVAMGDQAVRTLCQFCHTNCGLVVRKSATGRLFIQGDPEHPVNRGRCCPKAAANAEIVRAGDRLRYPLLKTSTGFQRISWDEALDIAAEKLTEIRDTHGPLSLARCTGAPVSYHARDGFLQFMGEFGSPNLTGIGNICMAPRMTAFKAVTGGVRTEPDYDRTKLVIFWGSNPVGVERFASYAAHDGLKTILPRLKKRGVRIVCIDPFFSATVREADEWIRINPGTDAALGLAMIHVIVKEELYEKEFVAGYSTGLAELAGHVRACTPEWAEGLTGIPAGTIESLARTYAAAKPAALYEGNGLDMYVNGVDAVRTIAMLICLTGNLDVPGGNVFMPFPQPSILPTKPLPTRQRVWFERFPLLPHVPFPAIKEALLGEEHGRPRAMIVHHGNPVLVQANERRTRMALGKLDFLLVTDIFPTATTELADLVLPMASTFESYGYRAYSSVEGGFVALARPIVDPVGEARTVFDVEYALAKKMGLHRDYPFQDDRGWVDYMVRANGVTLQRLEEEQIVYATPKVRYRKYIENGFDTPSGKVEFFSQWFASAGVRPMPVYENPAGESLSLDIFAENGFSLLGTSRRPSQFVHTKFKNLVNIVKTYPDPLVYIHPGDAAARNIGEGDEVTVRSPQGMISVRARLSEQTRRGLVWIDFGWGNPSDRKANINILSNDGYFDPVSGGTPNRLFPCEVHRAEQRCGLPNAS, encoded by the coding sequence GTGGCCCTGGAGAGTTCTTTATCCCTGGGCATGACGCATGGACACTTGAAGTGTGAGGAGACGGTCGTTGCCATGGGTGATCAAGCAGTCCGTACTCTTTGTCAATTTTGCCACACCAACTGTGGCCTCGTGGTCCGCAAAAGCGCCACCGGACGTCTGTTCATACAAGGGGATCCCGAACATCCCGTCAACAGGGGGCGCTGCTGTCCAAAGGCGGCGGCCAATGCGGAGATCGTCCGGGCCGGGGACCGGCTCAGGTATCCATTGCTGAAAACGTCCACAGGCTTTCAGCGGATATCCTGGGACGAGGCCCTGGACATCGCGGCCGAAAAACTGACGGAGATACGCGACACGCATGGTCCGTTGAGCCTGGCGCGCTGCACGGGAGCCCCGGTTTCCTATCATGCCCGGGACGGTTTTCTCCAATTCATGGGGGAATTCGGGTCTCCGAATCTCACCGGGATAGGGAACATCTGCATGGCCCCCCGGATGACGGCCTTCAAGGCGGTCACCGGGGGAGTGCGGACCGAACCCGACTACGACCGCACCAAACTGGTCATATTCTGGGGCAGCAACCCCGTTGGCGTGGAACGGTTCGCCTCCTATGCGGCTCACGACGGCCTGAAGACGATCCTTCCCCGACTCAAAAAGCGCGGCGTGAGAATCGTCTGCATCGACCCCTTCTTCTCGGCGACGGTGCGGGAGGCCGACGAGTGGATACGCATCAACCCGGGTACGGATGCCGCGCTTGGGCTGGCCATGATCCATGTCATCGTGAAGGAGGAGTTGTACGAAAAAGAGTTTGTGGCCGGATATTCCACCGGCCTTGCGGAACTGGCCGGGCATGTGCGGGCCTGTACTCCGGAATGGGCCGAGGGGCTGACGGGGATCCCGGCGGGAACCATCGAATCCCTGGCCAGAACCTACGCTGCCGCCAAGCCGGCGGCGCTCTACGAAGGCAACGGACTGGACATGTATGTCAACGGCGTGGATGCGGTGCGCACCATCGCCATGTTGATCTGTCTTACGGGGAATTTGGATGTCCCGGGAGGGAACGTGTTCATGCCGTTCCCGCAGCCCTCGATCCTCCCCACCAAGCCCTTGCCGACCAGGCAACGGGTGTGGTTTGAACGTTTCCCCCTGTTGCCCCACGTCCCCTTTCCGGCCATCAAAGAGGCCCTTCTTGGCGAGGAGCACGGCCGGCCCAGAGCCATGATCGTCCACCACGGCAATCCCGTCCTGGTGCAGGCCAACGAAAGACGGACCAGAATGGCCTTGGGAAAGCTGGATTTCCTGCTGGTCACCGACATCTTCCCCACAGCCACCACGGAACTCGCCGATCTGGTCCTTCCCATGGCTTCCACCTTTGAAAGCTATGGATACCGGGCGTATTCGAGTGTTGAGGGCGGTTTTGTCGCCTTGGCGCGTCCCATCGTGGACCCTGTCGGCGAGGCGCGGACGGTTTTTGATGTCGAATACGCACTGGCCAAAAAAATGGGTCTGCACCGGGATTATCCGTTTCAGGACGACAGGGGGTGGGTCGACTACATGGTCAGGGCCAACGGCGTGACCTTGCAGCGGCTGGAAGAGGAGCAGATCGTCTACGCCACGCCGAAAGTCCGGTATCGGAAGTATATTGAAAATGGATTCGACACGCCATCCGGGAAAGTGGAGTTTTTTTCCCAGTGGTTTGCAAGCGCTGGCGTGCGGCCCATGCCGGTGTATGAGAATCCGGCTGGCGAGTCATTGTCGCTCGACATTTTTGCGGAGAATGGTTTTTCCCTGCTTGGTACAAGCCGTCGGCCTTCCCAGTTCGTGCATACCAAATTTAAAAACCTCGTGAACATTGTCAAAACGTATCCTGATCCCTTGGTGTATATTCATCCGGGTGATGCCGCAGCGAGAAACATTGGCGAGGGGGATGAGGTGACGGTGAGGTCGCCTCAAGGGATGATATCGGTCAGGGCCAGACTCAGCGAACAGACGCGACGGGGGCTGGTTTGGATAGACTTCGGCTGGGGCAATCCCTCGGACAGAAAGGCCAACATCAACATCCTGTCCAATGATGGATATTTCGACCCTGTCTCCGGGGGTACGCCGAACCGTCTTTTCCCTTGCGAGGTGCACCGGGCCGAGCAACGGTGCGGGTTGCCAAACGCGTCGTGA